One window from the genome of Rhodobacteraceae bacterium S2214 encodes:
- a CDS encoding monovalent cation/H+ antiporter subunit A: protein MSLFLIVALPFLGALLPGVMNAAGRTAVAGVTFMVTLMALVGLLTNLPAVLAGDLVTARIDWMPLLGLNVTLMLDGLGFFFACLILGIGLLIITYGRFYLAREDNMGEFFTYLLLFQGAMVGIVLSDNILLLLVFWELTSLSSFLLIGYWKHLPEGRQGARMALTVTGMGGLAMIGGMMILGQIVGSYDLSVILQNRDLIQADPLYLPALILILLGCFTKSAQFPFHFWLPHAMAAPTPVSAYLHSATMVKAGIFLMARMWPVLSGTPEWFVIVTTAGLITMVLGAVIALFKHDLKALLAFSTVSHLGLITMLLGTGTAFGAMAAMFHILNHATFKAALFMSAGIIDHETHTRDIRRLGGLRHLMPITFGIATIAALSMAGIPLLNGFLSKEMMLEEANHTVLFNSPLLVPVLATIGSLFSAAYCFRLIGHTFLGPKRDDYPAHPHDPPVGMWGPPALLAVLVVLIGVAPFLAEPFIKMVTASVLGEAAEVPKAYFKIWHGLVPALYMSIIAVVGGLLMLAIFNPALRLWDAAPRPEAKTIFEAIIAASVSLSRKIIAPLHDGSFSRYAAIMAVTVVAVGYHAWATGTVAPATRELQPANFIQIAGWLMLVAATLGLVFLHRNRLLSLILIGIVGLMVSVGFVVFSAPDLAMTQLTVEVVTIILLLLALNFLPNRTPIESSALRRTSDTVISVVVGLAAMGLSYHYLLRDTIAPSISEYHLANSYKGGGGTNVVNVILVDFRGFDTYGEIIVLGIAALLIYALTETLLSGPVRARLLNRKPDQPRAGDMHPMMMVVMTRVIMPVVLMVAFYIFWRGHNEPGGGFIAGLVASIAVVMQYMASGFSWTSARVRYPYHGVIGAGVLIAGLTGIGSWFFGKPFLTSDFTYVRIPPFEKFELATAALFDLGVFLAVVGAVMLSLESFSRLARRAHVDDPDHPMDIDPSREDHELKAEAQ from the coding sequence GTGTCCCTCTTCCTTATCGTTGCTTTGCCATTTTTAGGGGCGTTGCTGCCCGGCGTTATGAATGCTGCTGGCCGGACGGCCGTCGCAGGTGTCACGTTCATGGTGACTTTGATGGCCCTTGTGGGTTTGTTGACGAACCTGCCCGCAGTTCTGGCCGGTGATCTGGTCACCGCCCGCATTGATTGGATGCCACTGCTTGGGCTGAACGTGACCTTGATGCTCGACGGGCTTGGGTTCTTCTTTGCTTGCCTGATCCTTGGGATCGGCCTGCTCATTATTACTTACGGCCGCTTCTATCTGGCCCGCGAAGACAACATGGGCGAATTTTTCACCTATCTGTTGTTGTTCCAAGGGGCGATGGTCGGGATTGTTCTGTCCGATAACATACTGCTTTTGTTGGTATTCTGGGAATTGACGTCGCTGTCGTCATTCCTGCTGATCGGCTACTGGAAGCATCTGCCCGAGGGTCGCCAAGGTGCCCGCATGGCCCTGACTGTCACGGGGATGGGTGGCCTTGCGATGATCGGTGGGATGATGATCCTTGGTCAGATCGTCGGCAGCTATGATTTGTCCGTGATCCTGCAGAACCGCGACTTGATTCAAGCTGATCCGCTGTATCTGCCAGCGTTGATCCTGATCTTGTTGGGTTGTTTCACCAAGTCAGCGCAATTCCCGTTCCATTTCTGGCTACCGCACGCGATGGCAGCCCCGACGCCTGTGTCTGCCTATCTGCACTCTGCCACGATGGTGAAAGCCGGAATTTTTCTGATGGCCCGTATGTGGCCGGTGTTGTCAGGCACGCCGGAATGGTTCGTGATTGTGACCACAGCTGGATTGATCACGATGGTTCTGGGCGCTGTGATTGCGCTGTTCAAACATGATCTGAAGGCATTGCTGGCGTTCTCAACCGTGTCGCATCTGGGTTTGATCACCATGTTGCTCGGCACAGGCACCGCGTTCGGCGCGATGGCTGCGATGTTCCACATCCTGAACCATGCGACGTTCAAGGCCGCTTTGTTTATGTCTGCCGGGATCATCGACCACGAAACCCACACCCGCGACATTCGCAGGCTGGGCGGTTTGCGTCACCTGATGCCGATCACCTTTGGGATCGCGACGATTGCCGCACTTTCGATGGCGGGTATTCCGCTGCTGAACGGGTTCTTGTCCAAGGAAATGATGCTGGAAGAAGCGAACCACACGGTTCTGTTCAATTCGCCGTTGTTAGTGCCTGTTTTGGCCACCATCGGGTCGCTGTTTTCTGCCGCGTATTGCTTCCGCCTGATTGGCCACACATTCCTTGGACCGAAGCGCGACGATTACCCCGCGCATCCGCATGATCCACCTGTCGGCATGTGGGGACCACCTGCATTGCTGGCTGTTTTGGTCGTGCTGATCGGTGTTGCGCCGTTCCTTGCCGAGCCGTTCATCAAGATGGTCACTGCTTCTGTGCTGGGTGAAGCCGCAGAGGTACCAAAAGCGTATTTCAAGATTTGGCACGGTTTGGTGCCTGCGCTTTACATGTCGATCATCGCGGTTGTCGGTGGTTTGCTGATGCTCGCGATCTTCAATCCTGCGCTACGTTTGTGGGATGCGGCACCGCGCCCAGAAGCGAAAACAATCTTCGAGGCAATCATCGCGGCGTCGGTCAGCCTGTCTCGCAAGATCATCGCGCCGCTGCATGATGGTTCATTTTCACGCTATGCCGCGATCATGGCGGTAACGGTTGTTGCTGTCGGCTACCATGCTTGGGCAACCGGAACCGTGGCCCCTGCGACGCGCGAATTGCAGCCCGCCAACTTCATTCAGATTGCCGGATGGTTGATGTTGGTGGCGGCGACACTGGGGCTCGTCTTCTTGCACCGCAATCGTCTGCTGTCACTGATCCTGATTGGTATCGTCGGTTTGATGGTATCCGTCGGTTTTGTCGTGTTCAGCGCGCCTGATTTGGCGATGACCCAGCTGACTGTTGAAGTTGTCACAATCATTTTGCTGCTGCTTGCACTGAACTTCCTGCCGAACCGGACACCGATTGAAAGTAGTGCGTTGCGCCGGACATCTGACACGGTGATTTCCGTTGTCGTCGGTTTGGCTGCGATGGGTCTGTCTTACCATTACCTGCTACGGGACACGATCGCGCCGAGCATTTCTGAATATCACCTCGCCAATTCCTACAAAGGCGGCGGCGGTACGAACGTCGTGAACGTGATCCTCGTCGATTTCCGTGGCTTTGATACCTACGGCGAGATCATCGTGCTCGGGATCGCAGCGCTTTTGATCTATGCACTGACTGAGACACTGCTGTCCGGCCCTGTCCGCGCTCGTCTGTTGAACCGCAAACCCGATCAGCCGCGTGCCGGTGATATGCATCCGATGATGATGGTTGTGATGACCCGCGTGATTATGCCTGTCGTGTTGATGGTTGCGTTCTATATCTTCTGGCGCGGTCACAACGAACCGGGTGGTGGTTTCATCGCGGGTCTTGTCGCATCGATTGCGGTTGTGATGCAGTACATGGCGAGCGGCTTTAGCTGGACGTCGGCCCGTGTCCGCTATCCGTATCACGGTGTGATCGGGGCCGGTGTTCTGATCGCGGGTCTCACGGGGATCGGGTCATGGTTCTTTGGTAAACCGTTCCTGACGTCTGATTTTACCTATGTGCGTATTCCGCCATTTGAGAAATTCGAACTGGCAACCGCCGCATTGTTCGATCTGGGTGTTTTCCTTGCCGTTGTTGGTGCTGTGATGCTGTCGCTTGAAAGCTTCTCGCGACTGGCCCGCCGTGCCCATGTGGACGATCCGGATCACCCGATGGATATTGACCCATCCCGCGAAGACCATGAATTGAAAGCGGAGGCCCAATAA
- a CDS encoding Na+/H+ antiporter subunit C: MELLVASAIGILTAAGLYLVLRLRTFPVIMGVSLLTYAVNVFLFASGRLTVGAPPILTDATTYTDPLPQALVLTAIVISFGMTAVVVMIALGAFLGANDDHVDDPKPEHETGDAS, from the coding sequence ATGGAACTTCTTGTTGCTTCCGCCATTGGCATTCTGACTGCTGCGGGTCTGTACCTGGTTCTGCGTTTGCGGACGTTCCCTGTGATTATGGGTGTATCGCTGCTGACTTATGCGGTGAACGTGTTCCTGTTCGCATCTGGCCGTTTGACTGTTGGCGCACCACCCATCCTGACGGATGCGACGACCTACACCGACCCGTTGCCACAAGCGTTGGTCCTGACCGCGATTGTGATTTCTTTCGGGATGACTGCGGTCGTCGTGATGATCGCACTGGGCGCGTTTCTCGGTGCAAACGACGACCATGTTGATGATCCAAAACCCGAACATGAGACGGGAGATGCGTCATGA
- a CDS encoding sigma-54 dependent transcriptional regulator translates to MSHSILIVDDDKAMRESLVELLDAAGWTAHALSRASAVADQLATMMPDVILSDVRMPGMSGLDLLESLDPNFAPPLVLISAHGDIPMAVQAIQSGAYSFVEKPYEPRRLLTILRNAANNHRMTQANGRLRERLLQLSGLDRVLLGQTSEIRALREDILDIAEADAPVMVLGETGTGKELVARALHDLGRNPDGPFLALNCAALSAETFETEMFGVDGGAKGRLVAASGGTVFLDEIAACPALVQAKLLRVIEDKEVLPVGSATPVSVDIRIVSATNEDPDAAVTAGDLRQDLLFRLNTVVLNIPPLRQRRDDVTLLMTHFLREYGEAYEIEPPDMDKDDLAALLAHDWPGNVRELRNVGERRVLAARRGSGSMARAIRNDQQLDDVPDALRSAVAAFERELISKAITAHAGRMDAAAEALGIGRRTLNEKIVKLGLDKDALL, encoded by the coding sequence ATGAGCCATAGTATTTTGATCGTTGATGACGACAAAGCAATGCGTGAATCCTTGGTCGAATTGCTGGACGCAGCGGGTTGGACAGCACATGCTTTGTCACGTGCAAGCGCTGTGGCTGATCAACTGGCAACGATGATGCCGGACGTGATTTTGTCGGATGTGCGGATGCCGGGGATGTCCGGTCTTGATCTATTGGAAAGCCTTGATCCCAATTTTGCGCCGCCGCTTGTCCTGATTTCCGCACATGGTGACATTCCGATGGCGGTGCAGGCGATCCAAAGCGGGGCCTATAGTTTCGTTGAAAAACCGTATGAGCCACGGCGATTGCTGACGATCCTGCGGAATGCAGCGAACAATCACCGTATGACCCAAGCGAATGGCCGATTGCGGGAACGGTTGCTGCAGTTGTCCGGCCTTGACCGTGTGCTGCTTGGTCAGACTTCCGAGATTAGAGCGCTGCGCGAAGACATCTTGGATATCGCCGAAGCCGATGCGCCTGTCATGGTGCTTGGTGAAACAGGGACTGGCAAAGAATTGGTCGCGCGTGCCCTGCATGATCTTGGGCGCAATCCTGATGGTCCGTTTTTGGCCCTGAACTGTGCGGCTTTGTCGGCGGAAACGTTCGAAACAGAGATGTTTGGCGTTGATGGCGGTGCCAAGGGCCGGTTGGTCGCGGCCAGTGGTGGAACGGTTTTTCTTGATGAAATTGCGGCGTGTCCCGCATTGGTCCAGGCCAAACTGCTACGCGTCATCGAAGATAAGGAGGTCTTGCCGGTTGGGTCCGCGACGCCTGTGTCCGTCGATATCCGCATTGTATCGGCCACGAACGAAGATCCCGACGCCGCCGTGACGGCAGGAGATCTGCGTCAGGATTTGTTGTTCCGATTGAATACCGTCGTTTTGAATATCCCACCGCTGCGCCAGCGTCGGGATGATGTGACGTTGTTAATGACGCATTTCTTGCGGGAATACGGCGAAGCTTACGAAATTGAACCGCCTGATATGGATAAGGATGATCTTGCTGCTCTGCTTGCACATGATTGGCCCGGCAACGTCCGTGAATTACGCAACGTGGGGGAACGTCGTGTTCTCGCGGCGCGGCGCGGGTCTGGCAGCATGGCGCGCGCCATTCGGAACGACCAGCAATTGGACGACGTGCCGGATGCGTTGCGATCTGCTGTTGCGGCTTTCGAACGCGAGTTGATTAGCAAAGCGATCACAGCGCACGCCGGACGCATGGATGCCGCCGCCGAAGCGCTAGGCATAGGCCGACGCACGCTGAACGAGAAGATTGTGAAGCTTGGTCTCGATAAAGACGCCCTATTGTAG